agttatttcataactattgaaattcagaatttctacataaaactctaacttcaaactcttttataattaggtcccaaacattcactttctattcaattctttcaataaaattagtatataaacaatttaaagctctaattccatgccaaatcatcatatacttccagcacatattcatagaaactttcaatttcttttatagaatcaaaaactaatgaatttaacaagtggacctagttgtaaaagtcacaaaaacacaaaaaaatcaagaaataatcaagaattgaacttaattgaagtaaaaatatgaaaatccagcttaagggaactcttccatggtgtttttactgatgagaatgcagaaaaataaagagaaatctagataattccactttagtcctagctttattaagtaaattttgcaattttccaattttacccttaattctccttattttcttgctgatttcatgccattGTCGTCGAGCCCAAAGTGACCTTGGgtatattttccttttaaaccctctttattttatcatttaagttatttaatcatttcccacaattttgcatttaatacaatttagtcctttttgttcaattaactatcagaactttaaaatttcttgacgaaactttaatactgacttattaacactccataaatatttataaaaatatttatggctcgatttaaaattctcgagatctcgatacctcgttttcgattctaattattttaatatttatttttagtacactattcactacttcaaaatttttcctaacttcacatttaacttatagtcactaaattaataatatttcctactcatttttccgatttagtgatctcgaatcactgttccgacaccattaaaaattaggctattacatATTCTCTACCAAAGATTTCAAGGTTTTCAATTACATCCCTCTTTTCCCAGTGATTGTCGATTTCTTCATCCAAAAATTTGAAATCTTATTCGAAAAGTTAAATAgctaaatattttctatttaattatcaAGTTAGAAGTTAAAACTACgataatgaaataaatcaaaacttgAAATGACATCCAAAAagtagaataaaaaaatttaagatttgaAACATAAACAATATGCATGTATCTCGAAAAGGGCGCGTATTTAGTACTCTAACAGTATAactatttttatttcacaaataattttaaaatttagcaatttttttaatatttatttttttaattttcttatagtcatataaaacatttatcaaaaACCTTAAATGTTAGTTTTGGTTGAAGGTTGACAAGAAAGCTACCTAACTGATATCAATGTTATCAATGTCCTTAAATATCCCAACGGTCTAACCCTTTGGACAGCGACGTGAATTAAATTAACTCACCAAGTTGTGGGCTTTCTTCGATGATGGGGGCATTTGGGGATTGTCAATAATGGTGACCatttttttacattaattttactataaattttttatacgatatttaaaattatttataattttttcttaacccttaaaataagagaataatatattttagtgtactcaaattcatatatttttacaCTGACAATCATGTCAATGCCAATTGAACTAAGATTCAATCTGTTATTATTAAGATTCTTTAATTAAAATtggtttataataaaatattttttatcatatatcatattatacatatattagaAGGTTTAAATGGAAGGTTGATGAAGACGATTTGTTTTAATATCATGTGAagtcttattattttaaattattatatttttgtattgattttaaataaataaaatttgaaaattttatgtgaattttttaggtaaaaaagtaaaatttataaaaaaattcaaaaatatggaaacaaaatatttagaaattaaatttataattttaaaatgcatattaaatacttgaaaatctaaaattaaaattaaaatatatgttaatgggtttttaaactaaaaaatttaaagcataataataattGAAGTAATTAAGATTATTGCTAACACATACaatcataaaatttattcatattattaataaaattttatttaaaatataaaataaattaatatattttaatttatacatacATCCAAATTGTGGATTGTATAAATAAACTAAGTTATATTTTTAAGAgaatattcttatttttatataatatttaaaaaacaaaattttgatcataataaaatttaaacccaaaacatcatgttgataaataattaaatttattattataattacagtatcaatttatttttatgcggatctttaatataatatatttgttatttaatttttttcacccataacgtgaaaaataaattaaatatttcctAAAatgcttttctttctttagtttttatagttatttttattctttaaaattataatttcttgataaaaaaaattgtaacatatattttagttttttacacAACTCAAAaactattatttcaaattaaGAATGGAAGTTGAACTAAGGTTGGGAGCAATCAAAAAGCCACACGTGTTGCCAACCCTAACATCAccaataatgaaattttaaaaaataataataataaggttaaatgCTGCTATTAGTCTTTGTATTTAGTAAAAGTTGTGGATTCAATCTCTGTATttttatttgatcatttttacttgttgtacttttaaaattttaaaattttaatcctcaCCAgataataattgttaaattcattaagtaaaGTTCTGTTATTTCTAAATTATAATatgtcaaacatattatcatatgtgtaatctTATGTCAActcattatttttacatattacttaCTGAAAATCCAGTTAATAGGTTACTAACTGTCATTTGcattaagattaaaattttaaaatttgaaaagtataggagTACTAGTAAATGAATTTAACTGCTATTGTTTGGGTCaggactaaaaattttaaatttgaaaaatacagggactaaaatttactaattcaaaaagtacaatgactaaaattgatcaaataaaagtataaggagtaatagtaaaattgaatctaataataacaacaaaaatgaGTCATAAATTTTGCttgaaaaaattgataaaatacaGCCCtatatttttgagttgtgaaagtTAATGATTTTTAACAGACAAACCATAAGGAAGTAGACAAGCATGATGATGAGTTCAAATAACATGGAGTCTTCCGCTAAagcaaaggaagaagaagaaatcaCCAAAATAAGTCTTATGAGAAGCATGGTTGAAACACAAGATCCTTCTTCCAAGGTAGGTTTTTTTCGTTGTTTTTCATTTATACAGTCGGATTTAATCTAGTTGGTTCAAAAAGTGACATCGAACAAGTTTGAGTATTGGATCTTAATATCGACAATGGCTGTTTTTATTCTCAGGCAAAATCATGATTTCTTCTGTTATGtcaaaattatgattgaaaaattgAACCAGAAGTCCGACAAGTTGAACTTTCGCTTCTTGTAGGAAGTAGATGATATGACAATGAGAAGATTTCTAAGAGGTCGTGATTTAGATGTGGAGAAAGCATCGAGCATGTTCCTCAAGTACCTGAAATGGAGACGAAGCTTTGTTCCTAATGGTTTCATTTCTCCATCAGAACTCACACATGAAATCCAACAGAACAAGATGTTTTTGCAAGGTTCCGACAAGAAAGGACGACCTATTTCTGTTCTTCTTGCTGCAAGACATTTCCAGCATAATGGCGGCCTCGACGAATTCAAGCGtacccctttttctctttttagaGTCTTTCTGGATGTGATAATCTTGATATTAATTTGCTTTTTGTTAACTTACAGGTTTTATAGTCTACATTTTCGACAAAATACTGACCaggtaataatatttttattcgcACTCCCTCACATTGGTGGAATAAGGCTCAAGCACAATATTAGCCGACGATTTTTAAATCAGATTGATAGTAAAATCGAGTATATCATCAATTTTTTGGTGTCATCGGACcgattaaaattattaataattaataattaaaaaaattcgatTCAATTTTCTTGTTTAACTAGTTCATGTCGGTTTTCATGTCAATCAATTTAAAGTCCCTCCTGATTAATACTCTAATCAGTTCTTAGTTCAATCGGTCAGTCTAGTTAGGACTTGATTATGGCTAGGGTCACTTGCCTAGGCTCGAGGTCTGTCCAAAAAGTGGgagagtttgggtaaaaatataagcttgggtttagataaaaaaaataagactTGTTTTTCAAAAGGGTTGGGCCTCGGGTAGAATTTTTTTACCTGGTCCCAGCCCAAATTTGTCTAAACTTTATTTTTTACTACTGTTTGGCTACTATCtcgctattatattgctactattttattgttattatttagatattacAAACTCTTGTTTTATGGTcgatattgctactattttagagacatttgcttgctAAATTGCGACcacttagtgttatttaagtataaagattctttttaatgtattttcaatttgttggaaaacatttcttttaatgtttttagtatatttgatgtaatattttttttaaatttatttttatataaaaaataatataaaaattttaatacaagcGGACTGAGTTGGGCTCGAGTTTAGCATTCTTAATCTGGTCCGAGCTTGGGTAgaattttagacccatttttcgGCTGAGCCTAAAATTTTTACATTGGCCCAACCCAAACCTAATCCGACCTggcccatgatcaggtctagtcCGGTTCAAACAAAATTGATATTAACACACTTTATACTTGTTCATACCTGGTCTGATtcaaaatatgagtttaaaattttattcacatCTATATATTTGTAAATGGCTAACCTAAACTCATTTTAGGcttgcccatattatttttttaattttttaaatactgatattatttttaattttatatttactaattttatatatttttatttaaattttatataaaggtattttaacattttaaaattttataatttagaaaATTGATTGGCTGAAACTTAAATATTTAAGCCCTGAGtttaacttatattttaaatggagttaatattttatctaaatttatgttttaaatttaatatgtttctttaaacttttctaaattttaaatgtacCTTCGAGCTTGGATGATGCAGATCTAATGTGTTTACTACAACAGTTTAACCatttttgtttgtcaaatttaattattataaaaaatattgtaaTAAATAGCGATTGATAGTATGGTTGGGGGGACAGGATGCTTCCAGGACAAGATAAATTTATTGTGATCGGAGATCTTGAAGGTTGGGGATATGCAAATTGCGACATCCGGGCATACCTTTCTGCTCTCTCTCTCCTGCAGGTTTAACTCTTAATCATGTATTAGTTTAGATTTTATTTCTCATTTAGataatttttaacttataattcatttgaatctgtttgttttttttttcttgcaaaatacactatattaaaataaattaagtcttgaatattttatatagtaCATTTAAGTATAAGCTGAGCCAACCCAaggctaaaaataattttatattttaaagagattttaatatttttaggaatttattcttaattttaaaatatcacat
The Gossypium hirsutum isolate 1008001.06 chromosome A07, Gossypium_hirsutum_v2.1, whole genome shotgun sequence genome window above contains:
- the LOC107938037 gene encoding phosphatidylinositol transfer protein 3 isoform X1 → MMMSSNNMESSAKAKEEEEITKISLMRSMVETQDPSSKEVDDMTMRRFLRGRDLDVEKASSMFLKYLKWRRSFVPNGFISPSELTHEIQQNKMFLQGSDKKGRPISVLLAARHFQHNGGLDEFKRFIVYIFDKILTRMLPGQDKFIVIGDLEGWGYANCDIRAYLSALSLLQDYYPERLGKMFVVHAPYLFMAAWKVVHPFIDVKTRKKIVFVENKSLKSTLLEEIDESQLPEIYGGTLPLIPIQDS
- the LOC107938037 gene encoding phosphatidylinositol/phosphatidylcholine transfer protein SFH1 isoform X2 — translated: MMMSSNNMESSAKAKEEEEITKISLMRSMVETQDPSSKEVDDMTMRRFLRGRDLDVEKASSMFLKYLKWRRSFVPNGFISPSELTHEIQQNKMFLQGSDKKGRPISVLLAARHFQHNGGLDEFKRFIVYIFDKILTRMLPGQDKFIVIGDLEGWGYANCDIRAYLSALSLLQIVFVENKSLKSTLLEEIDESQLPEIYGGTLPLIPIQDS